The Theropithecus gelada isolate Dixy chromosome 11, Tgel_1.0, whole genome shotgun sequence genome includes a region encoding these proteins:
- the LOC112634199 gene encoding olfactory receptor 8S1-like: MRNHSVVPEFVLLGLSAGPQTQALLFVLFLVIYLLTVMGNLLLLVVVNADSCFHTPMYFFLGQLSFLDLCHSSVTVPKLLENLLSEKKTISVEGCMAQVFLVFATGGTESCLLAVMAYDRYVAISSPLLYGQVMNRQLCAGLVGGSWGLAFLDALINILVALNLDFCEAENIHHFSCELPSLYPLSCSDVSASFTTLLCSSILHFFGNFLMIFLSYICILSTILRISSTTGRSKAFSTCSSHLTAVIFFYGSGLLRYLMPNSGSIQELIFSLQYSVITPMLNPLIYSLKNREVKAAVRRTLRKYF; the protein is encoded by the coding sequence ATGAGAAACCACAGCGTTGTCCCCGAGTTTGTCCTCCTCGGGCTGTCTGCTGGCCCCCAGACCCAAGCTCTGCTCTTTGTGCTGTTCCTGGTGATTTACCTCCTGACTGTGATGGGAaacctgctgctgctggtggtggttaATGCTGATTCTTGCTTCCACACACCCATGTACTTCTTCTTGGGACAACTGTCCTTCTTGGATCTCTGCCATTCCTCTGTCACTGTACCTAAGCTGTTGGAGAACCTCCTGTCTGAGAAGAAAACCATCTCAGTAGAGGGCTGCATGGCTCAGGTCTTCCTTGTGTTTGCCACTGGGGGCACTGAATCCTGCCTGCTTGCTGTGATGGCCTATGACCGCTATGTTGCCATCAGCTCTCCTTTGCTCTATGGCCAAGTGATGAACAGACAGCTGTGTGCAGGGCTGGTGGGGGGCTCATGGGGCTTGGCTTTTCTGGATGCCCTCATCAATATCCTTGTAGCTCTCAATTTAGACTTCTGTGAGGCTGAAAATATCCACCACTTCAGCTGTGAGCTGCCCTCTCTCTATCCTTTGTCTTGCTCTGATGTGTCTGCAAGTTTTACCACCCTGCTCTGCTCCAGCATCCTGCATTTCTTTGGAAATTTTCTCATGATATTCTTGtcttatatttgcattttgtcCACTATACTGAGGATCAGCTCCACTACAGGCAGAAGCAAAGCCTTCTCcacctgctcctcccacctcacgGCAGTGATTTTCTTTTATGGCTCTGGATTACTCCGCTATCTCATGCCAAATTCAGGATCCATTCAAGAGTTGATCTTCTCCTTGCAGTACAGCGTGATCACTCCCATGCTGAATCCCCTCATCTACAGCCTGAAGAACAGGGAGGTGAAGGCAGCTGTGAGAAGaacattgagaaaatatttctag